The following are encoded in a window of Verrucomicrobiales bacterium genomic DNA:
- a CDS encoding oligopeptide transporter, OPT family, with amino-acid sequence MQPRELTLRGLVLGALITTVFTAANVYLGLKVGLTFASSIPAAVISMAILSRVRDSSILENNIVQTVASAAGTLSAIIFVLPGLVIVGWWTGFPFWQSFLICVSGGILGVMFTIPLRRALVTHSDLPYPEGVAAAEVLKVGASARGEGNTDPKEAREGLMAVLLGSASSAGLAILGATQLAAMEIGGFFRVTATAASGYSIAWSLALFGAGHLVGLAVGLAMLTGLIIAWGAAVPILTHLHPAGVGVEFGAHAQGIWRHQVRFIGAGAIGVAAIWTLLKLAKPVVGGLVSTLSASRRTAVANDLDRDLSRGWILALTLACLAVAGGLSYTFARSSILSPHVGLLSAFAVPFVLVVGFLIAGVCGYMAGLIGASNSPLSGVGILSVVACASLLVALLPPVVENRPAMIAFALFITAIVFACATISNDNLQDLKTGQLVGASPWRQQAALIVGVVAGAAVIPWVLNLLAKAYGFAGAPNLGVLTQHPLPAPQATLISALAQGVIGGNLDWNMIGIGAIVGVCLVALDAALGTTKRFKLPPLAVGIGIYLPMSATFAVVVGAVAGHWYNQRAKQAASPERAERLGALVASGLIVGESLFGVLNAGLIVGLSKDAPLALVAASFKPAPILGLLGFSGLVALLYLWMLRRSGQQREA; translated from the coding sequence ATGCAACCTCGGGAACTCACGCTGCGCGGCCTGGTGCTCGGCGCGCTCATCACGACGGTATTCACCGCCGCCAACGTCTATCTAGGTCTCAAAGTCGGCCTGACGTTCGCTTCCTCGATCCCGGCCGCCGTGATCTCGATGGCCATCCTGAGTCGGGTTAGAGATTCCTCCATCTTGGAGAACAACATTGTGCAGACCGTCGCCTCGGCCGCGGGCACGCTCTCCGCCATCATTTTTGTCCTTCCTGGGTTGGTGATCGTCGGCTGGTGGACGGGCTTCCCGTTCTGGCAGTCGTTCCTCATCTGCGTCAGCGGCGGAATTCTGGGGGTGATGTTCACCATCCCATTGCGGCGCGCCCTGGTGACCCACTCGGACCTTCCCTATCCGGAGGGGGTTGCTGCTGCGGAAGTGCTGAAAGTGGGCGCCAGCGCACGCGGCGAAGGCAACACCGATCCGAAAGAGGCTCGCGAGGGATTGATGGCGGTCCTGTTGGGTTCTGCCTCATCCGCAGGGCTGGCCATTCTCGGAGCTACCCAACTGGCCGCCATGGAAATCGGGGGCTTTTTCCGAGTCACAGCCACGGCGGCCTCCGGTTACAGTATCGCCTGGTCATTGGCGCTCTTCGGTGCCGGCCACCTCGTCGGATTGGCCGTCGGCTTGGCGATGTTGACAGGACTGATCATCGCCTGGGGCGCCGCCGTCCCGATCCTCACCCACCTCCACCCCGCGGGAGTCGGAGTCGAGTTCGGAGCCCATGCCCAGGGAATCTGGCGACATCAGGTGCGGTTCATCGGTGCCGGCGCGATCGGGGTGGCCGCGATCTGGACCCTCCTGAAGCTGGCCAAGCCCGTGGTGGGCGGGCTGGTCAGCACCCTCTCGGCATCGCGTCGGACCGCCGTTGCTAATGATCTGGATCGAGACCTCTCGCGGGGCTGGATACTTGCCCTGACCTTGGCCTGCCTGGCGGTGGCAGGCGGGCTGAGCTACACTTTCGCCCGCTCCAGCATCCTGTCCCCTCACGTCGGCCTGCTATCAGCCTTTGCCGTGCCGTTCGTTCTTGTCGTCGGATTCCTCATCGCGGGGGTCTGCGGCTACATGGCCGGCCTGATCGGCGCCTCCAATAGCCCTCTTTCGGGAGTGGGCATCCTGTCGGTGGTTGCCTGCGCATCGCTGCTCGTAGCCCTCTTGCCACCGGTCGTGGAGAACCGGCCCGCGATGATCGCCTTTGCCCTGTTCATCACCGCCATTGTGTTTGCCTGCGCCACCATCTCCAATGACAACCTCCAGGACTTGAAGACAGGCCAGCTGGTCGGGGCGTCTCCCTGGCGTCAGCAGGCAGCCTTGATCGTCGGGGTTGTCGCCGGTGCGGCTGTTATTCCTTGGGTCTTGAATCTGCTGGCCAAAGCCTATGGGTTCGCGGGCGCACCGAATCTTGGCGTCCTGACGCAGCATCCCCTCCCCGCGCCCCAGGCAACGCTGATTTCCGCACTCGCCCAGGGTGTGATCGGCGGTAACCTCGACTGGAACATGATTGGGATCGGCGCGATCGTCGGCGTCTGCTTGGTCGCGCTGGATGCCGCCTTGGGCACAACCAAACGATTCAAACTCCCCCCCCTGGCGGTGGGCATCGGCATTTACCTCCCGATGTCGGCTACCTTCGCCGTGGTTGTCGGCGCGGTCGCTGGCCACTGGTACAACCAGCGAGCCAAACAGGCCGCTTCACCCGAACGGGCCGAACGATTGGGAGCCCTGGTGGCTTCGGGCTTAATCGTTGGGGAGAGCCTGTTTGGCGTGCTCAACGCCGGACTGATCGTCGGACTGTCGAAGGACGCACCGTTGGCACTGGTCGCCGCTTCCTTCAAACCCGCTCCCATTCTGGGGCTACTCGGCTTTAGCGGGTTGGTTGCCCTGCTCTATCTCTGGATGCTGCGGAGGAGTGGTCAGCAACGCGAAGCCTAG
- a CDS encoding IS4 family transposase codes for MTPCFQHFSGLFADQLKTLRSSSAATLHQLEALFGAWVPPGCLSQADEGAHSRQRKWPFRLVFWTFCWQVAQAGASCREAIRQAQALCLSVGHRPPPDTTSPYCQARGALPIERLEQIHNALVREADHALAEKDLWCGHPVLVVDGTTVVGADTPENQKAFPQQSVQKPGCGFPILRVVGLMSLATGMLVAWAVGPWRSHELGLLNTLWDFLPAGHVLLGDRGFCSWGLLAQCHMRKVHVVFRVKGKLRADFRRGQRLSKNERLVTWFKPKERARTISKKEWKRLPEQLSLRLVRCHMDVPGFRTRQVTLVTTLLDRVKYPPAALSRLYFRRWAMELTFRNLKTTLQMEHLSCKTPENLERELRMHFLLHNFVRRLMLEAARVHSVHLDRISFAGSLAASRRFSEALLQARSAKRRKELRDELFRVIALDQVPERPGRREPRAVKRRPKPYPLLMKHRRTFREISHRNRYYKNSVFGPKYRISSKR; via the coding sequence ATGACTCCCTGTTTTCAACACTTCTCCGGCCTCTTTGCCGATCAGCTCAAGACCCTCCGATCCTCCTCGGCCGCAACTCTTCATCAACTGGAAGCCCTCTTTGGTGCCTGGGTTCCGCCTGGATGCCTTTCGCAGGCCGACGAAGGCGCTCATTCTCGTCAGAGGAAATGGCCCTTTCGCCTGGTCTTTTGGACCTTCTGTTGGCAAGTCGCTCAAGCCGGGGCCTCCTGCCGCGAAGCCATACGCCAAGCGCAGGCTTTGTGTCTTTCGGTAGGCCACCGGCCTCCTCCCGATACGACTAGCCCCTATTGTCAGGCCCGCGGCGCTCTACCCATTGAGCGGCTTGAGCAGATTCACAACGCCCTGGTCCGAGAGGCCGACCATGCTCTGGCGGAGAAAGACCTCTGGTGTGGTCACCCTGTCCTGGTCGTTGATGGCACTACGGTCGTGGGTGCCGATACTCCCGAAAACCAGAAAGCCTTCCCTCAGCAATCCGTTCAGAAACCGGGTTGCGGGTTTCCGATCCTTCGCGTGGTGGGGCTGATGAGCCTAGCCACGGGGATGCTGGTCGCTTGGGCCGTGGGTCCCTGGCGGTCTCATGAACTGGGTCTCTTGAACACCTTGTGGGATTTCCTCCCAGCAGGGCATGTTCTTTTGGGAGACCGAGGCTTCTGCTCCTGGGGACTTCTGGCCCAGTGCCACATGCGCAAGGTGCATGTGGTCTTCCGGGTTAAAGGCAAGCTGCGCGCGGACTTCCGTCGAGGCCAACGGCTCAGCAAAAACGAGCGTCTGGTGACGTGGTTCAAACCTAAAGAGCGAGCCAGGACTATTTCTAAAAAGGAATGGAAACGGTTGCCGGAACAGCTGAGTTTACGTTTGGTGCGTTGCCACATGGATGTTCCGGGGTTTCGTACCCGGCAGGTGACGCTGGTCACGACGTTACTCGACCGCGTCAAATACCCACCGGCGGCATTGAGCCGACTCTATTTTCGTCGCTGGGCCATGGAACTGACCTTTCGCAATCTCAAAACCACCCTGCAGATGGAGCATTTGAGCTGCAAGACACCGGAGAACCTGGAGCGGGAGCTTCGCATGCACTTCTTGCTGCACAACTTCGTGCGGCGGCTGATGCTCGAAGCCGCACGGGTCCACAGCGTGCACTTGGATCGGATCAGTTTTGCGGGCAGTCTCGCGGCGAGTCGACGTTTTAGTGAAGCGTTGCTGCAGGCGCGCTCGGCGAAGCGACGCAAAGAACTGAGAGATGAGCTCTTTCGCGTCATCGCGCTCGATCAGGTTCCCGAACGGCCGGGTCGCCGAGAACCCAGAGCCGTCAAACGCAGACCTAAGCCTTATCCGCTCCTGATGAAACATCGGAGAACGTTTCGCGAAATTTCCCATCGAAACCGATACTACAAAAACAGCGTCTTCGGTCCCAAATACCGCATTTCTTCGAAGCGCTAA
- a CDS encoding M2 family metallopeptidase translates to MKSLIQSVFAGILVVLLCTLPAVGAPAWSERADQFLTLVNAGYQALYRVESEAQWLAGTDVTAVHDAGAEVAGKARAAFNGNPAIIREARELLTHRKELTELQIRQLDRCLLNAAEGPMTNPGLVNARVTAETAQSSVLNGFQFQLGGTNCLANDLDRVLTKSSDLKARQAAWEASKFTGPALKPGLVKLRDLRNRCAQELGHADYFALQVASYQMTADEMLKLNDEFLRELRPLYLQLHTWAKYRLAKKYGQPVPKRIPAHWINNRWSQEWSGLVSGVDYDPYLTNRAPEWITKTAEEFYVGLGFPRLPTTFWSRSDLFPAAAGESRKKNSHASCWHVDLQDDIRSLMSVEPNYWWFTTAHHELGHGYYFMAYTRPEVPPLLRIGANPAFHEGIGELIALAAGQTPYLKQMGILPADYQEDTSATLLDTALAHAIPFMFWASGTMTHWEHDVYADQLSASEWNARWWKHVAELQGVEPPNGAGSRGEEWCDPATKTHINDNPCYYYSYAIATVIKFQLHDHIARKILRQPPQSCNYAGSREVGSFLKTMLAAGGTRDWRSLLRETTGEDLSTRAMKDYFAPLQAWLEKENAGRRIGWD, encoded by the coding sequence ATGAAGTCGCTCATCCAGTCTGTGTTCGCCGGCATACTCGTGGTGCTGTTGTGCACCCTTCCCGCTGTCGGTGCGCCTGCCTGGAGCGAGCGTGCCGACCAATTCCTAACCTTGGTCAACGCGGGGTATCAAGCGCTCTATCGGGTCGAGAGCGAGGCTCAATGGCTGGCAGGCACGGACGTCACAGCGGTTCACGACGCTGGCGCCGAGGTGGCTGGGAAGGCTCGGGCGGCTTTCAACGGCAACCCCGCCATCATTCGCGAGGCGCGGGAGCTCCTGACGCACCGGAAGGAGTTGACGGAACTGCAGATTCGTCAACTCGACCGCTGCTTGCTCAACGCGGCCGAGGGACCCATGACCAATCCAGGGTTGGTGAATGCTCGCGTGACCGCGGAAACCGCGCAGAGTTCTGTCCTGAATGGGTTCCAATTCCAATTGGGCGGCACGAACTGTTTAGCCAATGATCTCGACCGCGTCTTGACCAAATCCTCCGACCTCAAGGCCCGCCAAGCCGCCTGGGAAGCGAGTAAGTTCACTGGACCTGCGCTCAAACCGGGACTGGTTAAACTTCGCGACCTCCGCAATCGGTGCGCCCAAGAGCTCGGCCATGCCGACTATTTTGCCCTCCAAGTGGCGAGCTATCAGATGACCGCCGATGAAATGCTCAAGCTCAACGATGAGTTCCTTCGCGAACTTCGTCCGCTCTATCTTCAGCTGCATACCTGGGCCAAATACCGGCTGGCTAAGAAGTATGGACAACCCGTCCCCAAACGCATCCCCGCCCATTGGATCAACAATCGTTGGTCCCAAGAATGGAGCGGCCTGGTCTCTGGGGTGGACTACGATCCTTACCTCACGAACCGGGCACCCGAATGGATTACCAAGACCGCGGAGGAATTTTATGTGGGGCTGGGTTTCCCGAGATTGCCGACTACTTTCTGGAGTCGGAGCGATCTTTTCCCAGCTGCCGCCGGCGAGTCTCGAAAGAAAAACTCCCACGCCAGTTGTTGGCATGTCGATCTGCAGGATGACATCCGGTCCCTCATGAGCGTGGAACCAAACTATTGGTGGTTTACCACGGCGCATCATGAGTTAGGTCATGGATATTACTTCATGGCTTATACCAGACCTGAGGTCCCGCCGCTGTTGAGAATTGGGGCCAATCCTGCCTTTCACGAAGGAATCGGAGAGTTGATCGCCTTGGCCGCTGGGCAAACGCCCTATCTGAAACAAATGGGGATTCTGCCGGCGGATTACCAAGAAGACACCAGTGCCACGCTGCTGGATACGGCCCTTGCCCACGCGATTCCCTTTATGTTCTGGGCCAGCGGGACCATGACGCACTGGGAACATGACGTCTACGCAGATCAGCTTTCCGCCAGCGAGTGGAACGCGCGCTGGTGGAAACACGTCGCTGAGCTCCAAGGCGTCGAACCCCCGAACGGAGCTGGCAGTCGAGGGGAGGAATGGTGCGATCCTGCCACGAAAACGCATATCAACGACAATCCGTGTTACTACTACAGTTACGCGATCGCCACGGTAATTAAGTTTCAACTCCATGATCACATCGCGCGAAAAATCCTTCGCCAACCACCACAATCCTGCAATTACGCGGGGAGTCGTGAGGTGGGCTCGTTTCTGAAGACAATGTTGGCCGCAGGCGGCACTCGGGACTGGCGCTCGTTGTTACGTGAGACCACCGGCGAGGATCTGAGCACCCGGGCGATGAAAGATTACTTCGCACCCTTGCAGGCGTGGTTGGAGAAGGAGAACGCTGGACGGCGAATCGGCTGGGATTGA
- a CDS encoding sigma-70 family RNA polymerase sigma factor translates to MADENPTDCLQVERLTSRMVRSEEDAYREFYHAYAHRLFRYLLVVTHGHEETAKEALQQTLLRVVRNIRRFDSEEAFWSWLTVLARSAATDQARRGRSYLNLLQGFYEQWTASGTHPEPEPSDRLNDHVDSSLASLSEEDRHLIHLKYLARTPVREIAEKLNTTEKAIESRLVRVRQRLKSAILERLQHETTA, encoded by the coding sequence ATGGCAGACGAAAATCCTACCGATTGCCTTCAGGTCGAGCGCTTGACCTCGCGCATGGTGCGGAGCGAGGAGGATGCCTATCGTGAATTCTATCATGCCTACGCTCATCGTCTCTTCCGTTACCTCCTCGTGGTCACTCATGGCCACGAGGAGACGGCGAAGGAGGCGCTGCAGCAAACGCTGCTGCGAGTGGTTCGCAACATTCGTCGCTTTGATTCCGAGGAGGCGTTCTGGAGCTGGCTCACCGTGCTCGCCCGTTCCGCCGCGACCGACCAGGCGCGGAGGGGGCGGAGTTACCTCAATCTACTCCAAGGTTTTTACGAACAGTGGACCGCATCCGGGACCCATCCAGAGCCCGAACCCTCCGACCGTTTGAACGACCACGTTGATTCGAGTCTGGCATCCCTCTCTGAAGAGGACCGTCATTTGATCCATTTAAAATACCTTGCCCGCACCCCGGTGCGAGAGATCGCCGAGAAACTGAACACGACCGAGAAAGCAATCGAGTCCCGCCTCGTTAGAGTACGCCAGCGTTTGAAATCCGCCATCCTGGAAAGACTACAACATGAAACCACCGCCTGA
- a CDS encoding GAF domain-containing protein has protein sequence MQIDRQQVTRLRSRAAWIVICYALFATLWILFSDHIMGLMVADPARLVQWSLYKGLAFVGVTSLLLLLLMHRAFGALEKGYTFLQSQQAEIERLNRLYSALSHISQAIVRTQTPDELFQKLCGVLVKEGGFGMAWVGWQETESYRITPVAVAGDDSGYIQTVEVYADDRAEGRGPSGIAVRTGEPFICHDLLVDPAVGPWRAEIVRRAFRTSAAFPIFFGGKVAGVLNVYSKVPGFFQDREIALLKEAVVDVSYALDHLAREKERQRAEDRARNERLFSDSMIESMPGVVYLADDRGRLLRWNRNLQTIAGYSAEEIARMKPSDFLVPAERSLLETHIAEVFAGGESSVELPFLDRSGRSVPFFFTGRRVVFEGTTCLVAVGIDISERKAAEMALRVINETLELEVTSRTAELKLALARAESADRIKSAFLATMSHELRTPLNSIIGFTGIILQELAGPLNPEQSKQLGMVRGSARHLLELINDVLDISKIEAGQLEVRNEAFDLVSVVESAVGSVRPFAEKKGLILSVVLPPSPTFMVSDRRRVEQILLNLLNNAIKFTEAGRVSLTIGTIMDFRRSGDSTTCPVVQMIVSDTGIGIKPDDLPLLFQPFRQLDTGMTRHHDGTGLGLAICSRLCALLGGEIAVRSAWQTGSDFTVVLPLGNPCQP, from the coding sequence ATGCAGATCGACCGCCAACAAGTCACCCGGCTTCGCTCCCGTGCGGCTTGGATCGTGATCTGCTACGCGCTTTTCGCGACGCTCTGGATTCTCTTCTCCGACCATATCATGGGTTTGATGGTGGCAGATCCGGCCCGACTGGTGCAATGGAGCCTCTACAAAGGTCTCGCCTTCGTGGGCGTCACGTCCCTTCTTCTGCTGCTGCTCATGCATCGGGCCTTTGGAGCTTTGGAGAAGGGATATACCTTCCTTCAGTCTCAGCAGGCGGAGATTGAGCGGCTGAATCGACTCTATTCCGCCCTTAGCCACATCAGCCAAGCCATCGTTCGAACTCAAACACCTGACGAACTGTTCCAAAAACTTTGTGGTGTGCTGGTTAAGGAGGGCGGGTTTGGGATGGCCTGGGTGGGATGGCAGGAAACGGAAAGTTATCGCATCACTCCGGTGGCGGTCGCGGGAGATGACAGTGGTTATATTCAGACCGTGGAGGTTTATGCAGACGATCGGGCCGAAGGCCGAGGCCCCTCGGGCATCGCCGTGCGAACTGGCGAGCCGTTCATTTGCCATGATCTGCTAGTCGATCCGGCGGTTGGACCGTGGAGAGCGGAAATCGTGCGGCGCGCGTTCCGAACCTCAGCGGCCTTCCCCATCTTCTTTGGTGGCAAGGTCGCGGGAGTTCTGAATGTTTATTCGAAGGTGCCAGGTTTTTTTCAAGATCGGGAGATAGCGCTGCTGAAGGAGGCGGTGGTTGATGTTTCCTACGCGCTCGACCATTTGGCCCGGGAGAAAGAGCGTCAGCGCGCTGAAGACCGGGCACGGAACGAGAGGTTGTTCTCGGATTCGATGATTGAAAGCATGCCGGGGGTAGTGTACCTGGCGGATGATCGGGGCCGACTTTTGCGCTGGAATAGAAATCTCCAAACGATCGCCGGGTATTCTGCGGAGGAGATCGCGCGAATGAAACCATCGGACTTTTTGGTTCCCGCGGAACGATCGCTGTTGGAAACTCATATCGCTGAGGTCTTCGCCGGAGGCGAATCTTCGGTCGAGTTGCCGTTTTTGGACCGCTCCGGCCGCTCGGTTCCCTTTTTTTTCACTGGAAGGCGGGTGGTTTTCGAGGGAACCACCTGTTTGGTAGCGGTGGGTATCGATATCTCAGAGCGAAAGGCGGCTGAGATGGCCTTGCGTGTGATCAATGAAACTCTCGAGCTGGAGGTCACCTCGCGGACCGCCGAGCTGAAGCTCGCGCTCGCCCGAGCGGAATCGGCAGACCGCATTAAATCCGCATTTCTGGCCACGATGTCTCACGAGTTGCGCACCCCGCTGAACTCGATCATCGGGTTCACGGGCATCATCCTTCAGGAGTTGGCCGGGCCCTTGAACCCCGAACAATCCAAGCAACTGGGGATGGTTCGAGGCAGCGCGCGGCATTTGCTGGAGCTTATCAACGACGTCCTGGACATCTCCAAAATTGAGGCCGGGCAGCTGGAGGTACGCAACGAGGCTTTCGACCTGGTGAGCGTCGTGGAAAGTGCAGTCGGTTCCGTGCGGCCGTTCGCGGAGAAGAAGGGCTTGATCCTGTCCGTGGTTTTGCCGCCCAGCCCTACCTTCATGGTCAGCGATCGACGTCGTGTTGAACAAATCCTGCTGAACCTTTTAAACAACGCCATTAAATTCACGGAGGCGGGGCGTGTTTCCTTGACGATCGGAACGATTATGGATTTCCGCCGCTCTGGCGATTCTACGACCTGTCCGGTGGTGCAGATGATTGTCTCGGACACCGGAATCGGCATCAAGCCGGACGACCTGCCGCTCCTGTTTCAACCCTTTCGCCAGTTGGACACCGGGATGACCCGGCATCATGATGGCACCGGTCTTGGTCTCGCGATCTGCTCCCGGCTGTGCGCCTTGTTGGGCGGCGAGATTGCCGTTCGCAGCGCCTGGCAGACTGGCAGCGACTTCACTGTGGTCCTCCCCCTGGGTAACCCATGCCAGCCATGA
- a CDS encoding response regulator, with protein MKQTVLLIEDNEQNRYLATFLLERHGYAVVPASDGLRGIELARSLIPAMILLDIQLPAMDGYEVARALRRIDSLRSVPIIAVTSYAMVGDCEKALAAGCSGYLEKPINPDTFVADVQRLSAATVPGSEPL; from the coding sequence ATGAAACAGACTGTTCTCCTCATCGAAGACAATGAACAGAACCGCTACCTCGCCACCTTCCTCTTGGAGCGGCACGGCTATGCGGTCGTGCCGGCGTCGGACGGGTTGCGGGGGATCGAGCTGGCTCGCAGCTTAATCCCGGCGATGATCCTGTTGGACATTCAGCTTCCTGCCATGGATGGCTATGAGGTAGCTCGGGCGCTGAGACGCATCGATTCGCTGCGCAGCGTCCCCATCATCGCGGTTACCTCCTACGCCATGGTGGGGGATTGCGAGAAGGCCCTTGCCGCCGGCTGCTCGGGGTATCTCGAGAAACCCATCAATCCAGACACGTTTGTCGCTGATGTTCAGCGTTTGAGCGCCGCCACTGTGCCCGGGAGTGAACCGCTATGA